A single window of Hyla sarda isolate aHylSar1 chromosome 2, aHylSar1.hap1, whole genome shotgun sequence DNA harbors:
- the LOC130357434 gene encoding piggyBac transposable element-derived protein 4-like translates to MASKRHFSISKAGLDQMSDSGSDTEPLAELSASDSDSWQDSSSDSDTDQRSGDSDDSAPELSDVRTWCPIDCGMDEVPPPRFPFTGSPGMKVEVEHNDPLAYLKLFLTDDVIEKIVTETNRYNEQQSATLHSKFSRNRKWEPVTKEDIWKFLGLILLQGVVGKPLQKWYWTTNKLLATPFFGTIMSEYRFSLIMKNLHFTNNEEFDEATHPAPKLKKIWKVYQMILKNFQQAYVPDRDISIDESLMAYKGRLSWIQYIASKRARFGIKSYMLCESATGYIWNSVIYTGKGTQFNPRYSGYGMATSSVLTLLEPLLNQGYCVTTDNFYTSPELYEFLLKHKTDGYGTVRANRRDLPSMFAKKKLKTGEMVAWQKGKMMAMRWRDKKDVCLMSTVHNTSTAMVHTRGGKDVMKPQLVIDYNNTMGGVDRADQAMTFYPAMRKQQKKNITKKSLGISWNNASGMPIYCT, encoded by the coding sequence atggcaTCAAAGCGTCACTTTAGCATCTCCAAAGCGGGTTTGGATCAGATGAGTGACAGCGGCAGCGACACAGAGCCCCTCGCAGAATTGAGCGCCAGCGATAGCGATTCGTGGCAAGATTCGTCATCCGACTCTGACACCGACCAGAGAAGTGGCGACAGCGACGATTCTGCACCCGAGCTCAGTGATGTGCGCACTTGGTGCCCTATTGATTGCGGTATGGATGAGGTACCGCCGCCAAGATTTCCGTTTACTGGATCACCTGGGATGAAGGTAGAGGTTGAGCACAATGATCCTTTGGCGTACCtaaaattatttctcacagatgACGTCATTGAAAAGATTGTCACGGAGACAAATCGCTACAACGAGCAGCAATCCGCTACTCTGCATAGCAAgttttccaggaatagaaaatggGAACCGGTGACTAAAGAGGACATCTGGAAGTTTCTGGGGCTAATACTTCTTCAGGGGGTGGTGGGGAAACCCCTGCAGAAATGGTACTGGACTACCAATAAATTGCTGGCAACCCCATTTTTTGGCACCATCATGTCCGAGTACCGATTTTCCCTCATAATGAAGAATTTGCACTTCACCAACAACGAGGAATTTGATGAAGCCACACATCCAGCGCCAAAACTCAAGAAGATCTGGAAAGTATACCAAATGATCCTAAAAAATTTCCAGCAGGCCTATGTGCCAGATAGAGACATCAGCATTGATGAAAGTCTGATGGCTTACAAGGGACGCCTCAGCTGGATTCAATACATCGCATCCAAGAGAGCACGGTTTGGAATAAAATCCTATATGCTCTGCGAGTCTGCCACTGGCTATATATGGAATTCCGTCATTTACACCGGTAAAGGAACACAATTCAACCCCAGGTACAGCGGCTATGGGATGGCAACGTCATCAGTCCTTACACTGCTTGAGCCATTGCTGAATCAGGGGTATTGTGTAACAACGGACAACTTTTACACATCGCCTGAGCTGTACGAGTTTCTGCTAAAACACAAGACTGATGGATATGGAACCGTTAGGGCCAACCGACGTGACCTGCCATCTATGTTTGCcaagaaaaaactgaaaacaggagaaATGGTTGCCTGGCAGAAAGGAAAGATGATGGCAATGCGTTGGCGTGACAAAAAAGATGTGTGCCTAATGAGTACAGTGCATAACACCTCCACTGCCATGGTCCACACAAGAGGTGGGAAAGATGTCATGAAGCCACAACTTGTGATTGACTACAACAACACCATGGGAGGAGTCGATAGAGCCGATCAGGCGATGACATTTTATCCGGCTATGcggaaacaacaaaaaaaaaatattacaaaaaaatcttTAGGCATCTCCTGGAACAATGCCTCTGGAATGCCTATATACTGCACATAG